gttgtggtgtgcctttgtgttagaacccatttccctctcccttgcgtgtatgtgtgtgtatttgtttctcaaaaaaaaaaaaaaaaaatcacacaatctattattttaccactttatttattctttcttaatgtttttaattctttcttttctgttgtTCCCAACATCATTAAAaagatagaggagagagaaagttcgaataattattaattgatcCCAACGGTCTCTTCTAATTAATCCCAACGGtcatgaagagagagaaagctttgaataaaaaaataaccaaatattTATTCCATATCTTCCTATATATACACTGTTATTATTAGAATTAGAATATTACTGTAGTaaatttatttgacatttttgcACATCTTATGAAGGTTAACACACttgatgctagtgctctaaaCTCTTGTGTCTCCTCTAAtccattttccatttttaaatgtgtgtttctcgattaaattattttatatataagacatatttgaatttcattttgcTTAAGATTCATGACTAGCTAAAGGTATTTTGAGGCTCCAAGCgacaattttaaaattggaccttttttactatttaaatatctatgatatattattaattttatatacagtattttatatttaagatttatttttattgcctTTTGATATGCAACATTACTAATTAACTTTTTGTATTCAAGTACTTTTaacatctaattttttaattgataatatggATAACATCTAAACTTTTAACATCTAATTTTCTAATTGATAACAtctaaataaatgaataaataaaagtttacgGTGACAAGGCTAGCCTAGATAGGTGAAGTTGAGGATGATATCATGGAGTATGTGGGCCTAGACAATTCTAGGTACTACTCTTATAATAGTGTGAGAGAAAATACTAGTACACATACTATGCACGAGGAGGTATGCATGAGGAGGTATACTAGTAAACTCTTTTCACATGGGAGTGGACCCACACATGTGGTCCACCTTcatgtgtgagagagaaaatatacaTCGGATGCGTGAattatgtaaggttgaatttaatcagccatcttgttggttttattccgagccaaatttgcttgtaatttagcaattagtaaccctgtgtttaggtgggaatcatgtaagggtagtgtgtgtgagagtgtgaaaaaatgctcaagactgtgtagtgaagcagagactcgcgactagatctcacgggtgacttgcggcttgcaagcccccagaagatgcacacgagtgaagcatgcaaaGAAGCTGAACCATTATAccagctgtagcactacaagacaaaaactccagactggccattcagttagctcgcggtTTGGAattgcgactcagtcaagctgcgaggccaagtcgccaatTCACTCTGTTATGAAAAACTGAGTCTTCGCATTTCTTTCTCattctagtataaataccccttatacccacgaaatatagagagtttctagagagaattttgagagagaaaccctagagaaaaataagattgactcatccacaatctttacatagtgactcttcaaattccttaactctcaCCTTCTCTATTGTTACATctttgagaggtacattagccaaaactttttctcaccatacccatatctgtgagaaaactattttggtgcttgggaagcagttaggaagggatcaatttatattggttgatgctataggTTATAGTGGAATTCggcaagttaaagaagaaataggtttgacgtaacctcgttggagtaggagtttagagggcttaggtatacTGGATatattagacttggagggtcttttgctattcatgtatcccaacttgattctttagtggattattgaccgcttggagggcggcggagaggttttacgccgagagcttcggtttcctcttcgataacacatcgctgtgttgtctttgtatttgcatctttcttccttaatctttgccatttaatttttgctatgagtgtgattttatttggtttagattatgttatcaattctgttttagcttatttacaTTTTCAGCATGTACATTATTTGttgataagcttgaattggtaatttgttaattggggatctaaacgttcatagatattttatacacattttgaacattcaaattatttttttagcataCACTCCCTATTACATCACATTTGAAATACACTAAAATCAAGAAGGAAGTCATGATTTCAATGTACTCAGTGTGTGTATTATAAACTGTACACATAGTGTGAAACCAGGAACCAAGGGAGGAAAGTGGGTTGTTCAAATGTAGCCAGAGTTTTGTCCTTGTCTGCATTATCATAAAGGAAATTCtgtttagttattttattatgtCTCTTTGAAGGTTTGACTCAATAATTCATTGTGCGTTTGGTAACacttatttttgtcaatttattttattattcagcttatttttgttattattcataGGTTTTACtgcactttttaatactatcATGGGttctattgtactatttcagctaatttttatctttatatacagtaattttaacaaaaaagttttcaatttcagtaaaataaatagATCCCAAATAGACCCATAAACTGCTCTTGTTTTTTGTGCTGAATAAATTAGATTGTTTTTGGAGTTAAGTAATGTGGGCTTCTGATGATATATAAGTTTGTTTAACTAAAATATACTTAGggtcacacttttttttttctcactaatTGATGATGTATTATCCCTGACATTATTCGTTTAATTATAAcaaaacatatatacttgtCCATTCCAAACCTAACCTCTCTTAACCTTATTAGCAATCTTACCCAATAAAACAATGTTGAATAAATGAGATTAATTACCCACTATCTTTCTTAAATCTGCAACCTTTAAGAATTATTTATAGATATGATCCTAGAAGGATACAGAAAAAGCCTCCATTATAGGCGACCATGAGGCCGACCCCCAGTCCTTAAGCATATACACAACTAGTGGAGAAATTCTAAGACCACATCAAATGACACAACTTGCATCACAACTATCCACATGGTAGACTatgaatggtaaaaaaaaagtgatgaattCATGTAAAAGTAATAAGCAGCCAATCACAATTTGACATGTAATCTGACACGGAAAATACTTATGACAAAAGTTATAGTAGTTTATATGGTACTAGAAAGTTTAGGCGTTAGTCTACACATTTTCTAGAATGAGTGTTGTATTAATGTCATAGACTTGTGAGTGGTAAAAGGTTTTAGTTATATTGTCtactataaaattataaatgagaaaaattataagATAATCAAATCgttcttgaaatatatatatatatatatatatatatatataatatggaatCTTAagctctctttttcctttttccttttttttttttttgagaataatattAAAATCTTAAGCTGGTATAAGTAGTGCTTTTGGTTATTTTCCTGGAAAGTGCCTAGGTAGGTGCATGCatgttttttttggatagacACAAAACTGTTATGGATTACGCATATGTgtcatatttaaataaataaaatttaaaaacatgtggTGGGCATCAGTGTAGGCAGCTGCTGCTATAAGAGTAAACAACAAGTCAAAGTAGCTTATGTGGTCTCGAAAGAACTATGATCAACTTTCGAAGTTGTTGGGCGCCCGGCGGATGGGTAACTTTGGTTTGAGATCGATGAACTTTGGATTAAGCATTTAATTATACAGAACATGATGTGGATTTCAATAGTTTGCCACTATATTTTCCCTCAATTCTAAAATTCTATcgatctttatttatttattttttaatcatgttTTATTGTCGATGCCTGACATTCATTTCTACGATAATTTACATGTAACATTGAGTTGAACTTGAATAATGCAGGTTTTACTAGCAGAAACGCACAGATCAGCCAACCAACAGTATCGCACATAAgctttacatatatatatatatatatatatatatatatatatgacatgcAATATAACATGATTGAactgaaaataatgatgaaaaatgcTAGAGACAACTTATTACATAATCTTTGTCACGACTCACCAAAAAAGTAATAGACTCATATAGATTCATATTTTCACCGCTCATTGCTCATAACTCATTATGTGATGAGTTATAGCAAAAATTGTGTAATACACTGTGCTCTTAGAATTGCTTAACGATATTTGGCCAATAATTAACTGTGGACATATGAAATGATTCATCCCACCtactaagaaaataaattttaattctaaCTTGCTCTAACCTAGCTAGCTACCAAACTCATACAATATTTCAGTCATAAACTTCGAAATTATACCAACCCAGCACTAATATGGACAATCAATTAGTTACCAAGCCAGCGTGCGCACGTGACGTAGATATGCTTAACGATATTTGGCCAATAATTAACTATGGACATATGAAATGATTCATCCCACCtactaagaaaataaattttaattctaaCTTGCTCTAACCTAGCTAGCTACCAAACTCATACAATATTTCAGTCATAAACTTCCAAATTATACCAACCCAGCACTAATATGGACAATCAATCAGTTACCAAGCCAGCGTGCGCACGTGACGTAgatatactctctctctctctctctctctagcattGTAAGTATATAGAAATAGAACCCCTTGCACCTTCACCATTCATCGCCACATCACACAAACAACTTCATTCACCCTCTAAGAGCTCAATTGCTTGCCATTTTAGTTAGCTCAATCCACAATGGCAACTAAAATTGTCATCTTGTCTTTCATGTTCCTCCTAGCTCTAGCCACATCCATTGAAGCTTCAAAGTACCAGTTCCAAAAGCTGAAAGAAACCAACATGGTGTTCTACATGCAAGATTGGGAGACGGGTGCCAATGTCACTGCCACCCCAATCGCTGGCATCCCCCACAAACGGTGGTTGATCCTTGGGTTCGGAACAATCTTTGCGACGGATGATAAGTTGGCAGTAGCTATTGAAAGGAACTCATCTGAGGTTGGAAGGGCTCATGGCATGTACGTGAACTCAGCATTGGATGGCTCTGATTTGCATTTATTGATGTCATTTGTGTTCTCCAACAAGGAGTACAATGGTAGCACCTTAGAAATACAAGGGGCAGACAGGATCTTTCAAAAGTATAGGGAGGTATCTGTGGTTTCAGGAACCGGGTTTTTCAGGTTGGCTCGTGGTTATGCTACTTTGGAGACTGTTTTTCTTGACATTCCCAATTCTAATGCAATCATCCGGTGGAATGTGACAGTTTTTCACTACTGAGTTGTTGGAAAATTAGTATGGAATAGACGTAAATTAGAAATGGTTAGATTGAGTTTGCATTTAAACCAAGGTAAATTAGAAGAATAAAATAGGATTTCTGATATGTGGTGTATAATAAGTAACCATGCATATTTACCATATAATAAATGtttgtaatattttgttttgatgagtGCCTTGGTGTTTaaggaacaaaattttattgttgtCATATGGTACTTCATATACTTTCAATTGATGGTTTGGAATGAGCTTTGCACTTTCTCAATGGTAATGGAATGTACATGAGCATGGTTATTGCTTGATGTTAACTtgatctaaatttttatttagacaagagaaattaaatttactttgcactttattttaaaaaaaggttgGGACTTTTGATTGTGCTTTGAAATAAATTGGTCTCctttatatgaaaaattatgggATTCCTAGCTTTGGGCATGATAAAAGATGAAGGTGAGTTTTGAAAATTCCAGGCCCGGTCAAAAACATTTGAAAGGAGGAAGTGGTGCTACTATATTGAAGTGGAGGGAGACCGTTAGGtcgcccaaaaaaaaaaaaaaaaaaatggtgggcTCTTCTCTGTTAAGTAAAGTAAGTGGGCTTGGTTAAAATTGAACAAGCTCTTTTTTACTAACAAGTAACCCAACTAAGCTGAACCCAATAAGAATGGGCTTTAAAATTTCCAGTCCATTctaaagtaaaataataataataataatcttttgGTGCTCAGACTTGACAATGTCTCTATCTACTTTTATGGTCCTTGACCTTCGAGTTTCTTTCGGGCTCTAGCTCTACTGCTCTACCTAATTTCCCACCTCACAAAATTCACGGTTTGCAGAGAGGGATtttagttcttttctttttggattttattaattgtttGAGCCTCATGATTGAGGACCTTGAGGTTGAAGGTGGTGCTGAGAAAGTTGgctgttttgttttgtgaatccAAGAGATATGGGTCCATCTTCGCTGCGAGGCTGTGGTgcgggttttgggttttggatttttatcacactccaggtttttttttttttttttttttttttcaaaaatatagtaatttcaaattataatggatgtaaattattaaaatttatccaaaaataaaaaaacctctaagCACGCGCATGAGCGAATGCTCAGAGGCTAgtctgtatatattaagaggattcagaagGTTAgctattgctttttttttttgggtcaaaaatacccctaaattaattaaccaacaacttaaaaatggggttaaaatagtaaattggcaaaagaaaattagttattgcttttttttactatcgaaaatacccctacctaaaacttaaaaataggcttaaaatagtaaattgacaaaaataataaattcttattgtttctaataaactcctacttttacgttgatttaaattcctactGTAGGGGCACATTTTCTCAGGCCAGGTCCAAGATGCTCGGAACCTTAGACCAGCGAgcccaatataatgaatttgtagagagtgggccaaagagttGAGCTTAGGAGTGTGAACGACGACCATCAAGGTGTTCCTCATGGGCCGAGTTTAACAGAGAAAATTTGATCCTCGGCAAGATTCGATGAGTTTTTTCTGGTGCCTCTTGTATGTTGAGGATCCCCCCcccttttgtttctctttactcCCCTTTTTATAGTCGTTTTCCTccctagggtaggtacttgttCCATCAGCCCCTACCttcagttgttgggagtggttgtaaggacagagaagtatggctGTGTCAGGCACAGGGCATTGAATGCAATAAAGACAGCCTTTCCTTAGACGCTTCCGTTCTCTCTGTTATCTCTCTCTACTTTAGTGCTTTCCCTGCCCTATGGAACGATCCGTAGTCTCGCTACCGGTGATTTGTTACCTCTTTTACCCTCGGCTATATCCATCCGAGGAAGATTTCCCTATGGCCAAGGAGGGGTTTTTCCATGGGCTGGGCCTCTGGCCCAGTATAAATATTGAAATGGGCCTATTAACCttttacccccccccccacaatagcccctcaaaattctgtTGTTCGGCTCCTCGGACGAATAGAGGGTTTTGACGACAATGGGCCTTTGTCGCAATTTCCAAAGTCTTGCCTTCCATTAATGCTAGAGTCTCTTCGCTTGCTCGAGGCGCGTTTCTGGCTATGAAACATTCTTTTAATCTATCCCAGCCACATCCCTGTCGTTTCGGTACACAAGGCATGCTTTTAATTAGGGCTCTTTTATGAGGTGGTATAAATTCAACGGCTGAAGATTACTTTGGAATTCGAGCGAGATTAATCTCGTTTGTAATTCCTTCCTGGAGTTTCGGAGCGAATTGATTGCTTCCAGATTCATCCCTTATATAAGATGCGCGGTGGGAGGTAGTCCATCTTTGTCTGCAGAGCCTTGAGTTTCTAGATTCCTAACTCCTCAAATGTTCCCAAAGTCCCTACTATGAGAGTGACTGGGATTTTGGGAGTGAGATGATCATGGTTAGGATGAGGATGAAGGAACAACTCCCTCTTCAGAAGCCTTGGGTATCTTCGAGGTTCAGAATGGCCCGGTCAGGACAAGGGAGACAAAGGCTCAAGGCCCTCCTTCTCCTGGACAATGCAAAGGAGGAGCCTCTTTTtgcttcagccaaaatccgaagcaggtggatgtcgcatcagatttttggtgcgactaCACTGAGATTTCCCATCGCCGGTACCATTCGCTCTCGCGCGATTGTAGCTAATATGATACTTGCTCGACTGCCATCGGAGCTGGCACGGAGACTTAGCAtccccgcttcttcctctcttccatcactggtgccactcgggtgcctctgcttcttcttctcttccatcactgacGTCATCTAGGCTTGCCTAGTTGTTGTTAAAGTAGAATTGAAGGGTCTATCATCCCCGTGTACTCTTATGttatagtttaatttaatttaatttaattttttatttattttttcagttGGCTTCTGATTTCAAGCTTATCTAAGCTCTTTTATGTATATTGTACCAtctctttatctaataaaagatgatctTATCGCATTTTACATATCCTTTCTTTTTGCAATAATTACCGCGTGAACGGATGTACTGGTGTTTTTCTCTTGAATCATATTTAGAATCGATGACTTCAATGAAATAGTTATTGACCAAAATCGACAAGCACAACAGTGCTGACTTTAAATAAGTTAACCATATAAGACTAACCGGGATATCAGCCGCACGTTTCGTATTGCGAACAAAGTAACCGCCTAGGGATATGTAATCTGAAATAAACTGTCCGAGAGGGTCGCCCAGCATTAGGGTCCTTTCTCTAGTTTTTGATGATATTCGTAGCTTTAACTTGTTGTATATGGTCCGAGGACcgtgccttggttctgtctagcacctAGGCTTTGTTTTCAGAGTGTCTAATTTcttcataggcttgagtccgaggattatgcaaggccttggttctgtctagcacctAGCCTTTGCTTccagagtgtctagttttcccataggcttgagtccgatgaccatgcaagaccttggttctgtctagcacccAGCCTTTGCTttcagagtgtctagtttccctataggcttgagtctgaggaccatgcaaggtcttggttctgtctagc
The sequence above is drawn from the Quercus lobata isolate SW786 chromosome 12, ValleyOak3.0 Primary Assembly, whole genome shotgun sequence genome and encodes:
- the LOC115970860 gene encoding dirigent protein 22-like, with protein sequence MATKIVILSFMFLLALATSIEASKYQFQKLKETNMVFYMQDWETGANVTATPIAGIPHKRWLILGFGTIFATDDKLAVAIERNSSEVGRAHGMYVNSALDGSDLHLLMSFVFSNKEYNGSTLEIQGADRIFQKYREVSVVSGTGFFRLARGYATLETVFLDIPNSNAIIRWNVTVFHY